Proteins encoded by one window of Calditrichota bacterium:
- a CDS encoding ribonuclease HII, with product MNSGAERASEAMMRHDERTRVLELLAYERDLWARGISAVAGIDEAGRGPLAGPVVAAAVVFAPDVFIAGIDDSKRLSPTARERLYREIFRHARALGVGVVQPADIDRMNIRNATHLAMRKALARLTVACEHVLVDGNEVPELGLPQTALVGGDRCCFSIAAASIVAKVVRDRLMNGYDRIFPEYGFAEHKGYGTAQHVAAIRAHGLCPIHRRSFKVKGLHVDG from the coding sequence ATGAACAGTGGCGCGGAGAGAGCTTCCGAAGCCATGATGCGCCACGACGAGCGAACACGGGTCTTGGAGCTTTTGGCCTATGAGCGCGATCTGTGGGCCAGGGGAATTTCGGCGGTGGCCGGGATCGACGAAGCCGGGCGTGGTCCATTAGCCGGCCCGGTAGTGGCGGCAGCCGTGGTGTTCGCCCCGGATGTCTTCATCGCTGGCATCGATGACTCGAAACGACTCTCGCCTACCGCGCGGGAGCGCCTGTACCGGGAAATCTTCCGGCACGCCAGAGCCCTGGGCGTAGGTGTGGTGCAGCCGGCCGACATCGACCGCATGAACATCCGCAACGCCACCCACTTGGCCATGCGCAAGGCCCTGGCGAGGCTCACGGTGGCGTGCGAGCACGTGTTAGTGGACGGCAATGAGGTGCCTGAGCTCGGGTTGCCGCAAACGGCGCTGGTCGGCGGTGACCGCTGCTGCTTCTCCATAGCCGCGGCGAGCATTGTTGCCAAGGTGGTCCGTGACCGCCTCATGAATGGCTACGACCGCATCTTCCCGGAGTACGGATTCGCCGAGCACAAAGGCTATGGCACGGCGCAACACGTGGCGGCCATAAGGGCGCATGGCCTCTGCCCCATCCATCGCCGCTCGTTCAAGGTGAAGGGATTACACGTCGATGGATGA
- a CDS encoding PEGA domain-containing protein, whose amino-acid sequence MRVGRLIVCVALLALCAAAGAQERPLAVQRGIDLFYQARFAEASDVLQQAIATGKLAREARFDAYLYLAFAILRGGGPAEAADVAFEACVRTDPARTLDPSRIPPDLVERFEQVRRGLVGRLYVVSNPREAGVFGVQAETGRQIVGRTPVLFENLLAGSYQLRITKEGYGQEVLAIEVDPSEVDTLYVDLREGSSKASTRRWIVGTAIAASLLAVVIVVAQRAAAP is encoded by the coding sequence ATGCGAGTCGGCAGACTGATCGTGTGCGTCGCCTTGCTGGCGCTTTGCGCCGCCGCCGGTGCCCAGGAGCGTCCGCTTGCCGTGCAGAGGGGCATTGACCTCTTCTACCAGGCACGCTTTGCAGAGGCAAGCGATGTGCTCCAACAAGCCATCGCCACCGGCAAACTGGCCAGAGAGGCGCGTTTTGACGCCTATCTCTACTTGGCATTTGCCATTTTGCGCGGCGGCGGTCCCGCAGAGGCGGCGGACGTCGCCTTTGAGGCGTGCGTGCGCACCGACCCGGCGCGTACCCTGGACCCGTCCAGAATCCCGCCTGATCTGGTGGAGCGGTTCGAGCAAGTGCGCAGAGGCCTGGTGGGTAGGCTTTACGTGGTGTCCAATCCCCGCGAGGCCGGCGTGTTCGGTGTGCAGGCCGAAACCGGACGGCAAATTGTGGGACGCACGCCGGTACTTTTCGAAAACCTGCTGGCGGGCTCTTATCAGTTGCGTATCACCAAGGAGGGATACGGCCAGGAGGTGTTGGCGATCGAGGTGGACCCCTCGGAAGTCGACACGCTGTACGTGGACCTGCGAGAAGGCAGCTCCAAGGCTTCAACCAGGCGGTGGATCGTGGGAACCGCAATTGCTGCTTCACTCTTGGCGGTGGTGATTGTCGTAGCACAGCGAGCGGCGGCGCCATGA
- a CDS encoding protein kinase: MSARHSEPRGAPGDWRTEVPQGYRLLTRVEEEPLWTLVTAKDAAGRSVLLKLFSPLVRNQEELRSEVIASLRLSEKLGHPQILRPSAIVAQGRPLAAVYDCRAGETLRHRLRKGKGLEVAEGCRMVLQVALGIQHLHQEGHVQGLLTPASICVDQEGNPLLHEVALARLAALIQERGAPNIRCRYAPYLSPEQLADSPQATFLSDVYGLGVLLYELLTGQTPFIGSTVAEVAAQQVRNTAPSARRLNPKVPESLDALVGRCLAHEPQQRFPSCAALMDALEAELLRLPGRKAPRAAKRKGEVQFSLAEAEAASLPERAAGVRRLWGPVLVGVVVVGLLAAGGLLVLNRKRPEPSPPLVEVEPRGEVATVASQEGAGNAPVKAEQQEKATVPAAPGSEAQPGSAVSSSTAPPVRPLPAAVTVEVRAGGLPVAAEVFVDGSSRGAVDERGALGLQLWPEERHTLRVTRPGFVAWDTTLALRAGENRSIRVELRPQAGATVEVTLAKVDFADYVRIDDAGEARQLPVTLRLPVGRHVLEYLDREGNRMWRGEQVFDLQTAQQYLPKAVVEFAELAVVVENAAEVGYGYVLIDGQEWKSGGTSATPMRTLVPAGQHRIRLVRDGFRAVPTDTTVSLHPGQQMRVGFRLYPAR; encoded by the coding sequence ATGAGTGCGAGGCACAGCGAGCCAAGAGGTGCGCCAGGAGATTGGCGCACGGAGGTGCCGCAGGGCTACCGCCTTCTGACCCGCGTTGAGGAAGAGCCGCTCTGGACATTGGTCACCGCTAAGGACGCGGCGGGGCGGTCCGTTCTCCTCAAACTGTTCAGCCCGCTGGTGCGCAACCAGGAAGAGTTGCGCAGCGAGGTCATCGCTTCACTGCGCCTCAGCGAGAAGCTTGGCCACCCCCAGATCCTCCGTCCCAGTGCCATCGTGGCGCAAGGGAGGCCCTTAGCGGCAGTGTATGACTGCCGGGCCGGCGAGACTCTGCGGCATCGACTGCGCAAAGGCAAGGGGCTCGAGGTGGCCGAGGGTTGTCGCATGGTGTTGCAGGTGGCGCTGGGCATCCAGCACCTGCACCAGGAGGGGCACGTGCAGGGGCTGCTCACACCTGCCAGCATCTGCGTGGACCAGGAAGGCAATCCCCTGTTGCACGAAGTGGCGTTGGCTCGTTTGGCTGCGCTCATTCAAGAGCGGGGGGCGCCAAACATCCGCTGTCGCTATGCACCGTATCTGTCGCCGGAGCAGTTGGCCGATAGCCCACAAGCCACTTTCCTGAGCGACGTCTATGGGCTGGGTGTGTTGTTGTACGAGCTGCTCACGGGCCAGACGCCGTTCATTGGCTCCACGGTGGCCGAAGTTGCCGCCCAGCAGGTGCGGAATACAGCTCCTTCGGCCAGGAGGCTGAACCCAAAGGTCCCGGAGAGCCTCGATGCGCTGGTGGGGCGTTGCCTGGCACACGAACCGCAGCAGCGGTTCCCTTCCTGCGCAGCATTGATGGACGCTTTGGAAGCTGAGTTGTTGCGCCTTCCGGGAAGGAAGGCGCCTCGGGCAGCAAAGCGGAAGGGCGAGGTGCAGTTTTCTCTGGCCGAAGCTGAGGCGGCATCGCTGCCGGAGAGGGCGGCTGGAGTGAGGAGGCTATGGGGGCCAGTTCTGGTGGGTGTCGTCGTGGTGGGCCTCCTTGCCGCCGGAGGGCTGTTGGTGCTGAACAGGAAGCGCCCCGAACCAAGTCCTCCCTTGGTTGAGGTTGAGCCAAGGGGAGAGGTGGCAACGGTAGCGTCGCAGGAGGGGGCCGGGAATGCGCCTGTGAAGGCGGAGCAGCAGGAGAAAGCGACGGTGCCCGCGGCTCCAGGGAGCGAGGCGCAGCCTGGGTCCGCGGTGTCGTCCTCGACCGCGCCGCCGGTGCGGCCGCTTCCGGCAGCAGTGACCGTAGAAGTGCGCGCGGGCGGGTTGCCTGTGGCGGCGGAAGTGTTCGTGGACGGTAGCAGCAGGGGCGCGGTGGACGAGCGCGGTGCGTTGGGGCTCCAGCTCTGGCCGGAGGAGCGGCACACCCTGCGCGTCACCAGGCCGGGGTTTGTGGCATGGGACACCACTTTGGCCCTGCGCGCAGGTGAGAACCGATCGATACGGGTTGAACTCCGGCCGCAGGCGGGCGCGACCGTAGAAGTGACGCTGGCCAAAGTGGACTTTGCCGACTATGTGCGCATTGACGACGCCGGCGAGGCACGCCAGCTCCCCGTTACGCTCCGCCTGCCCGTGGGTCGCCACGTCCTGGAGTACTTAGACCGGGAGGGGAACCGCATGTGGCGTGGTGAGCAGGTCTTTGATCTCCAGACTGCGCAGCAGTATCTGCCCAAGGCCGTCGTGGAGTTTGCCGAGTTGGCTGTGGTGGTGGAAAATGCCGCAGAGGTCGGTTACGGCTATGTGCTCATCGACGGGCAGGAGTGGAAGAGCGGGGGCACCAGCGCCACCCCCATGCGCACCTTAGTTCCGGCTGGACAACACCGCATTAGGCTGGTGCGCGATGGATTCCGCGCCGTGCCCACGGATACCACGGTGAGCTTGCACCCAGGCCAGCAGATGCGCGTGGGCTTTAGGCTCTACCCGGCACGATAG
- the smc gene encoding chromosome segregation protein SMC has product MYLSQVDILGFKSFAKKATLVFNPGITAIVGPNGAGKSNIVDAIRWVLGEQKAGVLRSDKMENVIFAGSKTAKPLGMAEVSLTIQNTRNVLPIEYSEVVVTRRLFRSGESQYLLNGTVCRLKDINDLFMDTGMGPDAYSVIELSMVESLLNGKAEERRRVFDEAAGITKYKERRKATYRKLEATEKDLQRLEDIIAEVEKTVRSLQRQVHRAQRYERIAQNLRELEIKLATKRFTDYGRQLAPLLEELTVRRQERETVSAQLGRLEAALEEAKTHLIAQEHELRQAQQHFNEAVSTLRAHEEEVLVGREQIHSLESRAELLQRDAAELQRRLEKLQAHLAEQQQHRTKVEQLVADAQQAYDQARARHQEQMAQVATLRQEYRAAELKVRDHERRLAELRARGERATAQKTALQERAAALAEERTRNEQALAEIGTELEAQTHELARLEEVAQQTRTALQAVQERVASLRQAHEQLRMQQLDTQGEMERARHRAEILRRLLQSYEDQPESVRLLVTQPGDSFRALGPLADMLAVDDQYRAAIEAVLGEALNYVVVTDQAAAFRGVAILRAHQQGPAWFVPLADVRPCPPSPRPWQAEEILAWADEVVSCEAAYRPLVAALLGSTAVVKDLDTARRLYATAAAHGCDLVTLSGERLTAAGLVRGGQALRQEVSLIGRRQQLEQTTAAMNALAGKMEELRHQAERHASEIAALSRQEHELRQALQSREAETAACRLRVGQLEERARNLRERQQTIAAEEEQLRARSQQVDQELADQQTELAELSTQGEALAAQAEQLREQLRDLESTASELASEAERLHIALVSQRRDLDEVVAELSRTEAQIAETQQAITTRSDEARQAREQAAALSERITQLKHALQESFAKRDQLEHQVLELEERYRSHKQQIDEQERACRDVRAQRERIAEAVHQLELQVNELQLKINNLKERARVEFEVELSAQEIEDLDVTTVEEEISTLRQKLKLLGPVNLLALREYEQEKARLDLMLSQRKDLLDARANLEETIRRINQTAREKFAEVFQTVNQNFKQVFAEFFAGGTAEVRLEEGDDPLEAEIKIVASPKGKRMESLSLLSGGEKALTAISLLFAIYLVKPSPFCILDEVDAPLDDINVRRFVQALRKFSTNTQFITVTHNKITMKAADYLYGVTMGEDHISKLVSVRFGDQETAPEPRDAAAAES; this is encoded by the coding sequence ATGTACCTTTCGCAGGTAGACATTTTGGGCTTCAAGTCGTTCGCCAAGAAGGCGACGCTGGTCTTCAACCCCGGCATCACCGCCATCGTCGGACCGAATGGCGCGGGCAAGAGCAACATTGTCGATGCCATCCGTTGGGTACTGGGCGAGCAGAAGGCCGGTGTGCTGCGCAGCGACAAGATGGAGAATGTCATCTTCGCCGGCAGCAAGACGGCAAAGCCCTTAGGCATGGCCGAGGTGTCGCTCACCATCCAGAACACGCGCAACGTCCTGCCCATCGAATACAGCGAAGTCGTGGTCACCCGCCGCCTTTTCCGCTCGGGCGAAAGCCAATACCTGCTCAACGGCACGGTCTGCCGCCTGAAGGACATCAACGATCTGTTCATGGACACGGGGATGGGGCCAGACGCCTATTCGGTCATCGAGCTGAGCATGGTGGAATCCCTGCTCAACGGCAAGGCCGAGGAGCGGCGGCGGGTCTTTGACGAAGCGGCCGGTATCACCAAGTACAAGGAGCGGCGCAAGGCCACCTATCGCAAGTTGGAGGCGACGGAGAAGGACCTGCAGCGCCTCGAGGACATCATCGCCGAGGTAGAAAAGACGGTCCGCTCCCTGCAGCGGCAAGTGCATCGCGCGCAGCGCTACGAGCGCATTGCCCAGAATTTGCGCGAATTAGAGATCAAGCTCGCCACCAAGCGCTTCACCGACTATGGCCGACAGCTCGCCCCCCTGCTGGAGGAGCTGACTGTGCGGCGGCAGGAACGCGAAACGGTGTCCGCGCAGCTTGGGCGACTCGAGGCGGCCTTGGAAGAGGCCAAGACCCACCTCATCGCCCAGGAGCACGAGCTACGCCAGGCGCAGCAGCACTTCAACGAGGCAGTCAGCACGCTGCGCGCCCATGAGGAGGAAGTGCTGGTCGGCCGCGAACAGATACACTCGCTGGAGAGTCGCGCCGAGCTTCTGCAAAGAGATGCTGCCGAGCTGCAAAGGCGCCTGGAGAAGCTGCAGGCCCACCTGGCAGAGCAGCAACAGCATCGCACCAAGGTCGAACAACTCGTGGCCGACGCGCAGCAGGCCTATGACCAGGCCCGCGCCCGCCACCAGGAGCAGATGGCGCAGGTGGCGACGCTGCGGCAAGAGTACCGTGCCGCAGAGCTGAAGGTACGCGACCACGAGCGGCGACTGGCCGAGTTGCGCGCCCGCGGCGAGCGAGCAACGGCCCAGAAAACGGCTCTCCAGGAGCGCGCTGCTGCCCTGGCTGAAGAACGAACGCGCAACGAGCAGGCTTTAGCCGAGATAGGGACAGAACTCGAAGCGCAGACCCATGAGTTGGCGCGCCTCGAGGAAGTTGCGCAACAGACGCGCACCGCCTTGCAAGCTGTCCAGGAGCGAGTCGCCTCGCTTCGTCAGGCGCACGAGCAGCTGCGCATGCAGCAACTGGACACCCAAGGAGAAATGGAGCGGGCGCGCCATCGCGCCGAAATCCTCCGCCGCCTGTTGCAAAGCTACGAAGACCAGCCTGAAAGCGTGCGCCTGCTCGTCACTCAGCCGGGCGACTCCTTCCGGGCGCTCGGCCCCCTGGCGGATATGTTGGCAGTGGACGACCAGTACCGAGCGGCCATCGAAGCAGTGCTTGGCGAAGCTCTCAATTACGTGGTGGTTACCGATCAGGCTGCTGCCTTTCGCGGTGTGGCAATTTTGCGCGCTCACCAACAGGGTCCTGCCTGGTTTGTGCCCTTGGCCGACGTGCGCCCGTGCCCACCATCACCAAGGCCTTGGCAGGCAGAGGAGATACTCGCCTGGGCAGACGAGGTCGTGAGCTGCGAGGCGGCCTATCGCCCATTGGTTGCTGCTCTGCTCGGGAGCACCGCCGTCGTCAAGGATCTGGACACAGCCCGGCGTCTCTATGCCACTGCCGCCGCCCATGGCTGCGACTTGGTGACCCTCAGCGGCGAACGCCTCACTGCTGCCGGGCTTGTGCGGGGCGGGCAGGCCTTACGCCAGGAAGTCAGCCTCATCGGCCGCCGCCAGCAGCTGGAACAGACCACGGCGGCCATGAATGCGCTGGCCGGCAAAATGGAAGAGTTACGCCACCAGGCCGAGCGCCACGCCAGCGAGATCGCAGCTTTAAGCCGCCAAGAACACGAGCTCCGGCAGGCGCTTCAGTCCCGCGAGGCCGAAACAGCGGCATGTCGGCTGCGGGTAGGTCAGCTCGAGGAGCGGGCCCGGAACTTGCGCGAGCGTCAGCAAACCATCGCAGCCGAGGAAGAGCAACTGCGCGCCCGCAGCCAACAGGTGGACCAGGAACTTGCCGATCAGCAAACGGAGCTGGCCGAGCTCAGCACACAGGGCGAAGCCCTCGCTGCCCAAGCAGAGCAACTGCGCGAGCAACTGCGCGACCTCGAGTCTACGGCCTCTGAGCTGGCCTCCGAGGCGGAGCGGTTGCACATCGCCCTCGTCAGCCAGCGCCGTGACCTTGACGAGGTGGTTGCTGAACTGTCGCGCACCGAGGCGCAAATCGCCGAAACCCAACAGGCGATCACCACTCGCTCTGACGAAGCGCGCCAGGCAAGAGAACAGGCCGCCGCCCTGAGCGAGCGCATCACCCAACTGAAGCACGCCCTTCAGGAGAGCTTTGCCAAGCGCGACCAACTGGAACACCAGGTGCTGGAGCTCGAGGAACGCTACCGCAGCCACAAGCAGCAGATTGATGAACAGGAGCGCGCCTGCCGCGACGTACGTGCGCAACGGGAACGCATCGCCGAGGCTGTGCATCAGCTGGAACTCCAGGTCAACGAACTGCAGCTCAAGATCAACAACCTCAAAGAGCGCGCCCGCGTTGAATTCGAAGTGGAACTCTCTGCTCAGGAGATCGAAGACCTGGACGTGACAACTGTGGAGGAGGAAATCTCCACGCTGCGCCAGAAACTCAAACTGTTAGGCCCGGTAAACCTTCTTGCCCTGCGCGAGTACGAACAAGAGAAGGCGAGGCTTGACCTCATGCTCAGCCAGCGCAAAGACCTGCTCGACGCGCGGGCCAACCTGGAAGAGACCATCCGCCGAATCAATCAGACGGCGCGGGAGAAGTTTGCGGAGGTCTTCCAGACGGTCAACCAGAATTTCAAGCAGGTCTTTGCGGAATTCTTCGCCGGCGGCACTGCCGAAGTGCGCTTAGAAGAAGGCGACGACCCCTTGGAGGCCGAAATCAAGATTGTCGCCAGCCCCAAGGGCAAGCGGATGGAGTCGCTCTCGTTGCTCTCCGGCGGCGAGAAGGCCCTGACTGCCATCTCGCTCCTCTTTGCCATCTACCTGGTCAAGCCCAGTCCCTTCTGCATCCTCGACGAGGTAGATGCCCCCCTGGATGACATCAACGTGCGCCGCTTTGTGCAGGCGCTACGCAAGTTTTCCACCAACACGCAGTTCATCACCGTGACGCACAACAAAATCACCATGAAGGCGGCCGACTACCTCTACGGAGTCACCATGGGCGAGGATCACATTTCCAAGCTGGTATCGGTCAGGTTTGGGGACCAGGAGACTGCCCCCGAACCGAGGGACGCGGCCGCGGCAGAAAGTTAG
- a CDS encoding GWxTD domain-containing protein produces MKSSAMRALALATLALLPLSTNQASGAAADSVRAPLQFTVDFARFRSPEDHTFLETYISLPRSTLMYQRAEDGRLRGEFLVDALLFSGADTVAHRAWRNVNFADSLAETQGAFSLFTVGQFNVPRGNYRMDLLVVDTASRDSARAVFDIKAIAFPDSGLCLSDLQLAAQIARDTTHGQFTKGNYLVLPNPPGIYGTALPILYFYAEVYNLTYGHPGDSASYRVNYFILNGEGQRVKAFPSSRKTKPGTSAVEVGGLNIITLPSGTYYIVLEVEDPTTGERASVMKKFFVYREGETFAAQQQQTPTGKGSPGLDAERYNVMSEKELDHEFEVTRYINTAEDRATWKKLNLAGKRNFLREFWARMDQTPGTPENEFKQDYLARVAEANAVFKGFREGWKTDRGRILLQYGRPDEIERFPFSAENKAYHIWHYYSVQGGVLFIFVDKREMGDFELVHSTARGELFDADWQRWIDPNR; encoded by the coding sequence ATGAAATCATCAGCAATGCGGGCGTTGGCTCTGGCCACCCTCGCCCTGCTTCCTCTCTCCACCAACCAGGCCAGCGGGGCTGCCGCCGATTCGGTGCGCGCTCCTCTGCAATTCACCGTCGACTTTGCCCGATTTCGCAGCCCAGAGGATCACACCTTTCTGGAGACCTACATCTCCTTGCCACGCAGCACCCTCATGTACCAGCGTGCAGAGGACGGACGCCTGCGTGGAGAGTTCCTGGTGGATGCGCTGTTGTTCTCCGGGGCCGACACGGTTGCTCACCGCGCATGGCGCAACGTCAACTTTGCCGACAGTCTGGCGGAGACGCAGGGGGCTTTCAGCCTGTTCACCGTCGGCCAGTTCAACGTGCCTCGTGGCAACTACCGCATGGATCTGCTGGTTGTGGACACCGCTTCGCGCGACTCCGCCCGCGCCGTGTTCGACATCAAGGCCATCGCCTTTCCGGACAGCGGCCTGTGCTTGAGCGACCTGCAACTGGCCGCGCAGATTGCCCGCGACACCACCCATGGCCAGTTCACCAAGGGGAACTACCTGGTCTTGCCCAACCCTCCGGGCATCTACGGCACCGCTTTACCAATCCTGTACTTCTACGCCGAAGTTTACAACCTGACGTACGGGCATCCGGGCGACTCGGCCTCCTATCGGGTCAACTACTTCATCCTCAACGGCGAAGGGCAACGCGTGAAGGCCTTCCCCAGCAGCAGGAAGACAAAACCCGGCACCTCGGCAGTGGAAGTCGGTGGGCTGAACATCATCACCCTGCCTTCTGGGACCTACTACATCGTGCTGGAGGTCGAAGATCCGACCACCGGTGAGCGCGCCTCGGTGATGAAAAAGTTCTTCGTCTACCGCGAAGGTGAAACATTTGCGGCTCAGCAGCAGCAGACGCCCACAGGCAAGGGCTCGCCGGGCCTGGATGCCGAGCGCTACAACGTGATGAGCGAAAAAGAGCTGGACCACGAGTTTGAGGTCACGCGCTACATCAACACCGCCGAGGACCGCGCAACCTGGAAAAAGCTCAACTTAGCCGGCAAGCGCAATTTCCTGCGGGAGTTCTGGGCGCGCATGGACCAAACCCCGGGCACGCCAGAAAACGAGTTCAAGCAGGACTACTTAGCGCGCGTGGCAGAAGCTAATGCCGTGTTCAAGGGGTTTCGCGAAGGCTGGAAGACCGACCGCGGGCGCATCCTGCTGCAATACGGGCGACCAGATGAGATTGAGCGCTTCCCCTTCAGCGCGGAAAACAAGGCTTATCACATCTGGCACTACTACTCTGTACAAGGCGGCGTGCTGTTCATATTCGTCGACAAGCGGGAAATGGGCGACTTTGAGCTCGTTCATTCCACGGCGCGCGGTGAGCTGTTCGACGCCGATTGGCAACGCTGGATCGACCCCAACCGTTAG
- the asnB gene encoding asparagine synthase (glutamine-hydrolyzing) yields the protein MCGISGIVHKDNTPVDQRTIAQMTELVRHRGPDGEGYFSGANFALGHRRLAILDLTPAGKQPMHYLDRYVVVFNGEVYNFVELRRELEDLGYRFRTRTDVEVALAAYDRWGEQCVQRFNGMWAFALYDRRQEILFCSRDRFGVKPFYYLDTDKAFAFASEIKQLLPFLPVRRANTGKIVDYLVLGLEEYDDETFFAGIRKLPPGHNLRYDLRSHRHEVKRYYELPVDGSLAQLGEREAIALFRKELQRAVSIRLRADVQVGTCLSGGLDSSTVATLASAAYQSQARRRFVAITAKASDPRVDETPYAERVARAANLEWHVVTPQRADFIAALEEVVRAQEEPFGSPSVFLQYFVMRKAREVGCPVLLDGQGGDECLLGYERYFPAYLRSLPLPSMTREFLNCARHSRLSAWRLALFMFYFPRAGVRLNRLKARHAYLKPEFLAQVNSALARQVAESFADIVELQRLELTQTQLPHLLRYEDRNSMHFAVEARLPFLDFRLVETALSLNNRLKIREGWTKYIVRAMEVLPPEVAWRRAKVGFEAPLRSWMNPREQFMQEIERSPLLQQMLAPQALRSSAMALDERALWKLFNVALWARLYEVTL from the coding sequence GTGTGCGGAATATCCGGCATCGTCCACAAGGACAACACGCCTGTTGACCAGAGGACCATCGCGCAGATGACCGAGCTGGTCCGGCATCGCGGACCGGACGGCGAAGGCTACTTTTCTGGCGCAAACTTCGCGTTGGGACATCGACGTCTGGCCATCCTGGACCTGACGCCCGCCGGCAAGCAACCGATGCACTACCTCGACCGGTACGTGGTGGTCTTCAACGGCGAAGTCTACAACTTTGTCGAACTGCGCCGAGAGCTGGAGGACCTCGGCTACCGCTTCCGCACCCGCACCGACGTGGAGGTCGCCCTTGCCGCCTATGACCGCTGGGGTGAGCAGTGCGTGCAGCGCTTCAACGGCATGTGGGCCTTTGCACTTTATGATCGACGCCAGGAAATCCTCTTTTGCAGCCGGGACCGGTTTGGCGTCAAACCCTTCTACTACTTGGACACGGACAAGGCCTTTGCCTTCGCCTCCGAGATCAAGCAGCTGCTTCCATTCCTTCCCGTGCGCCGCGCCAACACCGGGAAGATCGTCGACTATCTGGTGCTGGGGCTTGAGGAGTACGACGACGAGACTTTTTTTGCAGGCATCCGCAAATTGCCCCCAGGCCACAATCTGCGCTACGACTTGCGCAGCCACCGGCATGAGGTGAAACGCTACTACGAGCTGCCAGTGGACGGCTCCCTTGCCCAGCTCGGCGAGCGCGAGGCCATCGCGTTGTTCCGCAAGGAGCTGCAGCGCGCGGTGAGCATCCGCCTGCGTGCCGATGTGCAAGTGGGCACCTGCTTGAGCGGCGGATTGGATAGCTCTACGGTTGCCACCCTTGCTTCTGCCGCCTACCAGAGCCAGGCGCGGCGTCGCTTTGTGGCCATCACCGCCAAGGCGAGCGATCCACGCGTGGACGAGACGCCCTACGCCGAGCGGGTGGCCCGGGCCGCCAACCTGGAGTGGCATGTGGTCACGCCGCAACGAGCGGACTTTATCGCGGCCCTCGAGGAAGTAGTGCGGGCTCAGGAGGAGCCGTTTGGCAGCCCCTCGGTCTTTCTGCAGTACTTCGTGATGCGCAAGGCGCGCGAAGTGGGCTGTCCAGTTCTTCTGGACGGCCAGGGCGGCGACGAATGCCTGCTGGGCTACGAACGCTACTTTCCGGCCTACCTGCGCTCCCTGCCTCTGCCATCCATGACCAGGGAATTCCTCAACTGCGCTCGCCATTCGCGGCTTTCGGCGTGGCGCCTGGCGCTCTTCATGTTCTACTTTCCGCGCGCCGGGGTGCGCCTGAATCGCCTCAAGGCGCGACATGCTTATCTGAAGCCGGAGTTCTTGGCACAAGTCAACTCCGCGCTGGCCCGGCAGGTTGCAGAGAGCTTTGCCGACATCGTCGAGCTCCAGCGCCTTGAACTGACCCAGACCCAGCTGCCGCACCTGTTGCGCTATGAAGACCGCAACTCCATGCACTTTGCCGTGGAGGCCCGCCTTCCCTTCTTGGATTTTCGCCTTGTGGAAACGGCGCTTTCCCTGAACAACCGCCTGAAGATTCGCGAGGGGTGGACCAAGTACATCGTCCGCGCCATGGAGGTGCTGCCGCCCGAGGTTGCCTGGCGCCGGGCAAAGGTGGGGTTCGAGGCCCCATTGAGAAGCTGGATGAACCCCCGCGAGCAGTTTATGCAGGAGATTGAGCGCAGTCCTCTGCTGCAACAGATGCTCGCCCCCCAAGCCCTTCGTTCATCTGCCATGGCGTTGGATGAGAGGGCCCTATGGAAGCTGTTCAATGTGGCGCTCTGGGCTCGCCTCTACGAGGTCACGCTATGA